The Brassica napus cultivar Da-Ae chromosome C7, Da-Ae, whole genome shotgun sequence genomic interval tgtaaagagagtaagagggaggatgaagatatgaagtgaatgaagaggaagagaggtgcttgtatttatagttgaaatcctgccgacagaccgaggaaattccgacggaaacggctagtttgtcggaatttcctcggaatttttaaaatctcccaacggctctctaacggctataatatatcctcggaatttatcggttttttccgaggaatacgtttttcctcggtattccataagaatattccgacggattaatatttccttggaattccgtcggtatattccgagaaaaccaaattttgtgttttctcggaatatcctcggaaattcctcgggacattccgaggatttcattttccgtcggaataccgctgttttcttgtagtgtatgaaACCAGTTGGCCTCACTATCCCCTCCTATAATAGAGAATCAGACACAAGATACGTACGCATATAATTATAAAGAAAGAAATTTTCGGATcgatttgatgatgatgagtaAAAGACTATACACATGTAATTGACTTGATCGTGATGATGTTGCATATAAGGATCACTTATAAGAATCCATACCAGaccatatatatagagagagtaTTGATTGATTAGTTTGGTCTTTCTTGAAAGCTACAATTTGGCTAACTTCCAAACCCCTTAGGtgatatatgtaaataaataaaaaggtgaCCTGGAGCTTCTGGTCAAATGGTAAGGAGTAGGGTTTGGGATGTCACCATATTTCAGGTTCGATTCATCTGCCATGCGAAACTAAAGTCACATTTACTTGGTCACTCTACACGGATATGGGCTACTGCTTTTTGAtccatttgaatacccgggaGAGAGTCTATCCGTGGGCTACACTTTCCACCCGAGAGTTAGGTCTGTCTCTTTAATAGATCCAAATTTAAccatttcttttaaataaaaataaaaataaataaaaataaaaataaataaaaataaatttaaccatttcttttaaataaaaataaataaaaagggatCAGAACGACAAGCTAGAAGGTGTGTACAAATCGCTATTATGTTCTTTTATACACAGAAAGTaaactttattttcttattgGTTCTATATTAAAAGCAAACTGCGTATATGATATTGGCTAGCTAAATGGACAAGTTAAAGATGGCTTTGTTGATCTTATTTTTCGTGTACATGTTCAAAAAGAGACTTACCAGTTACCATTACATGTAACCACACACATGTAACCATTACGCATTAAATGGACCATTACTTTATCTTTAAGTATTGTAAtatgttttgtattttgttaGGTTCTTACGTGAGGGCATGATCCATGGCACAAGCCACACCTTTTGGGAAATTGGGAACAAACGGCCAGATCTTTCAATAGCATACACTActatttaaaaaccaaaacaaaagcaaaactgactcttttttttgggtaaaatgttaaactcgcacaaatatatttaattagcaAAACTGACTCTTCTTGTActacttttcatattttcaacaAAGAAAGATGGGCTCATAAAACTTAACCAGAGAATGAAAAGTAATAAATTGATAGGCTCAACATCCAAGTTAACTTCATGGTACGGTGCTTCTGCTagacaacaaaataaaacaaatcataattGGATTAATTAACCAATACATTAGGAAATTTGACTTAGACCAAATCATGAATTGGCTCATAAGATGCCATTCCCTTACATCAATGTTTTTGCCTACCTGTCTAGCTCTTGCCACCACATTTCTACTTCTACACCTTTTGTCTATATACGCAGAATATCACAGATATGTATCGCGTGTGTATGGTCCATTCTCATCTTATTATCTTATTTGTGAGTTTAGTTAATTAGAGTCTAATATTCTCAGTCTACCATTCCTTCTCattctaattttaaaatgtatatatacgaAAAACAAATTAAGTATCGTCCTTGTTCAAAACAATCATATTTTAAGACATGAGTGCGTTTTCTCAAGAAAACATTaattgtcttcttttttttttggtcaaaaaaaaaacattaattgtcTAATACTAATATTCAGAGGACTATATAGAAATATCTTTACTAATTACATTATATTGTtcaatatatagatattaatatatatgatatttacataaataaaatctaatatgccATCTGATATTTCGATTTTATGTATTGTAACCATGACCATGTGATATACGTGtatgtatatgtttatatatactctttgttttgaagaagacggaagcgattttttttttggttgagaatgtgatattgcatagtgtgaaGCATTATTATTCTTACTCATGAGGAAACGTGAAGGTGGACAAAAgggataaatttttaaaacccTAATTAAGGAAAACAATGATGTCCAATTGTGTATTTTGCATCTAATCAAATCGACACCTTTGAATATTGACTCTTCTTCTTTCCACTTTTctcatttcttaattttttccGCGAGCAAATAATTTTCCATATTTTAATTCTCATTTAGTTCCGCATTTTTTCATCATGGCCAACACACAATTCCAACTATAGGCTAAAGTTAcacctatataatatatatgtataagatAAACATCAAATAGAAAGTATTCTAAGCAACTAAAAACATCTCTTAACATACACACACTATGGGTATTCTGAGTACCGAGGATCCCCGGGTCTTAAGCTTAGGTAATATCTACGTGATAGATGAATCATGGACATCTACCACTCAGTTCAACGGGTCTGGATGAGTTTGGATAGACAGTTTTGGGAAGGTTCAACTTATGGAGACACGAAATTTTCCACGACGAGTCTGTCTTGCATTCAGAAGTGGAAACACTACGATGGACTATGGAGAGTATGCTTCAGCATTCGACATGTCAGAGCTTTGGGACGGATTGCAAGGATTTAATCGCCATGATTAAGAAGCCTTATGTTTGGCCAAGTTTTCCTACAGAattggagaagatagagacTCTGCAGATATGTTTCCCGGACTTCAAGATCATTTATATTCCACGAGCGCAAAATCAGATTTCGGATTATTTAACTAACACTGCGAAATCTTTCTATAGAAAACTTtgttttgttggttgttctattccggtctggttatccAGATAACCTCAAGTTTAAGTAATATAATAGCCGTTTATTGCCTAAAAAAACATACACactatatgtataatataaattGTTGTTTTTACCTTCACCACGTTATTATGACTGCATATACACTGATGTTTCTGAAGACGCGTTGTCGAATTCAACAACCAATAAAAGATATTACTTTTTTTCCGGTTTGGCATCAGATATATGAGTTTCGCTTAAGCATCCAGCTAATCTCGGATGTAAGCAAGTTTTCGTATATGTTGTGATTCATAAATGGACAACTTTAATATAGGGTTCCCTATACATATCTTTATGTGTATTTTAAAGAATGTGCAGGAGATATGGAAAATGAGATTGTTGGGTAAAGTGTAAGAGAGATTGAAAAGTGAGGATAACATGTTTTAGGAAGAGAAGAATTGAATGTTCTAGAGAAGTTTTGCCCAAGAATTCACAATTTGGTGTGGTGGGCTCCTCTAAAGGGCAAAGAACAAAAGTGTGTTATGTTTCCATTACTATTTTCGTTACTGCTTTTATTATTAGATAGTAGATACTCCATTAAGTTTTATAACAATCACTTGGTTTTGGTCAAATCAAGACGATACCAGTCTAATGGTCATCGTTCAATTAGGCTATAGTAGAAACTGATATTACAATATTAATCATATTCTGTAAAAATTGCAGATTTATGTCAGCCGTATATATTCTGAAAATTAGATTAGACTTGAAATATTGAAATACAATTCCCCTATCGTTGTAGATATGTTTCTACCTCCCCAAATGttcaaaactaattaaaattttagaaaattattaggTTAAGCGAAGAGCAACAACCTACCtaatatctatataatatattacacGCTCATAActtgcagtttttttttataaaacttgttGATTATCTTTGTTTAGTGAAATTGTTTAGTTGATAGATTTCTGTTCCATCATGAATAATGTACAAAACCCAACgatatatacatacacacatatatacatgcgatgtgtgtgtgttttggcGCGCAAATATATAGCATGTCTTTATTATCGAGAAAGTCAGTCACCTGCAATGCCATAATTTCATTAAATTCAATTAAATGTAATAgtaatataatttgaatttcacagtattgaataatatgaactgcatttagtaaaacaaaaatgaataatACGACATTTTCTTTCTTGCCGaacaaataatttcatttataatttgttttctactgggcttaaacaattttttttgtttgaaaacaattttaaaaaatcttcacATGGTGAATTTTTAGCAAACCCTTTCCCAAAAAAAACAtggtaaattttgaaataaatagtttGTTGGAAGAcggacaaaaacaaaagaaataatgcTACAAGAACACGATACTTGAATATCTTTTAGAAAGAAAAGACTATACTGTTTGATATCAGCGCAATGAGCAAACACGACACAGAGTCTTCtcgagagaaaaagaaagaaagcatGCCAAGagaatttcaatatatatatatatatatgttaattatgaCAAAGATAGATAAAAGTTTTGTAAATCTTGATGATAAGTGTAATTATTAcaattatttagtttataaagtaaaaaaaaatgttgtatacTAGCATATGTGATTTAACCATTTAACCAACATATGTATAGGAAAAGGTATTTGCATTTTGTTATTTCGGTCTTACTAGAAACAAGAAACAGGCCAAAATGTGATTCGTGAATTTTaacccaaaaagaaaagaattttaattgtaaatctGTCGCTCTTCcaacttatatataaaagattaaaTTGTGATACTTACAACTAGttgcattttttatttcaataagtaacattttataaaaagttGCTAATATGGACGAATCTACAAAAGCATAAAAGATCTAAAAACGAAATATACCcataaaaaagaaaagtaaaaaaatgtaGATGCGATTCAAGTATTCAACATTGGGTTAGTAATCAATGAGAATCATGCTTACTATGTGCATATACGGAGACtttaaaagccttcccttaaaAAACTTCCATTTCATTCcattcctcctcctcctcttcaccATTTAtctttctcaaatttttttaaaataatatatttcttcaacaaaacaaaagcaaagTTCCAATCTTCACCACTTTCGTCATCACCATGTCCGATGCAACCGTAGACACATACATATCTTTTGTgtgatttatatacatattaaagATTCATTTGTTCATGGCGGTTCAAACTCATCACCATCATCCTACTATGTTCCTCAAcaggtactctctctctctctttatacaCATATGTATGTTCTCAAACGTTTGATGTTTCGATATCTCAGAAACGGACAAGAAGGGAATGATTTTTCGCCGGAGCTGCAAAAGTCTCAGTTTCCGTCCATCACCACTGGTTTGACTTCTTAACTCCAAATGGGTTGTATGAAAAATTAACCGGTTTATCACAAGAAATTAATCGGTTTAGCGTTTGGTCGGTAAAAACAGGGGTTAATACAAGAAAGCGAGCCAGAGAagtgattgatttagaaaacaTGACGTCTCCGATGAACCCTCCGCCGTCAACTCCGCCGCAGTTTATCAGCCGTAGACAAACTCCTAATATAGTATCCACCGGTCTTCGTTTGTCTCAGGGACAGTCGCAGAATCGAGAACAAccgccatcatcatcatcttttccGATGATAAACGAAGATATCGCCGGAGAAATCAAACGACAATCGGATGAATTAGATATGTTTCTTCAGACCCAggtgagtgttttttttttaatttagttatgatttttgaattttccgaaaagttttttaaaattactgatttttatatttttttaatttgtaaggACGAGCAGCTGAGACGCATGTTAGCAGAAAACAGCGAGAGGCACTATCGTGAGCTTCTAAAAACGACGGAAGAATCAGTTAGACGGAGATTAAGAGAGAAAGAAGCAGAGATCGAGAAAGCTACGCGTCGTCATGCAGAGCTTGAGTCACGTGCGATGCAGATCGAGACGGAGTCACGTGCTTGGCAGGCGAGAGCGGCCTCGAAAGAAGCCGAAGCCACGACTTTACAAGCTCGATTGCAGCAAGCCGTAGCTCACGGCGGCGGAGTTACAGTTGCGGAACCAAATTCAGGAAGCGTAGACGGTGTGGATGAAGCCGAAGACGCTGAATCGGCTTACGTTGATCCCGATCGACTTGAATTAACCGGACCGAGTTGTAGGATTTGTTGGCGGCGATCGGCGACGGTGCTGGCTTTACCGTGTCGGCATTTGATCCTCTGTAAAGGTTGCGACGGTTCTGTGCGAGTTTGTCCGCTTTGCCTTGGCTCGAAAAATTCAAGCGTGGAAGTATTCTTTTCTTGATGGGCTTTCTTTTAGTGGGCCTACTAGACCCAACGTTGGTGTTTTATTActctaaaaacaaaatttatatgatattaaattcatcatatttatataattgcAAAATTTGAGTTTCTTCATCTCTGAGCTCTCAATAAAGCTGAGAGGCTTAGGGCATCTGCATTAGTTGAAACTTAGATGGGGTTcaccaatttaattttttattattatttttttttttttgattttttttttttttaaaaaaagaaaaaataagtaaaaagcccaaccaatcgcgggccgccacgcgTCGTGGGACCCACGAAATAGTTGTGAACCCGTCTCTTATGCGTGAACCTGCAAGACTCTGAGTTCACCTTTTATGTTTTGGGAAGCGTGTGAACCTGAGTTTAAAACCCTCAATGCAGATGGCCTTAGATACATGTAAATATTAAATCCTACACAGCGGCACTGTTCTCTTTTCTTTtagaaattattttgttttggtgaaATAACGAAATAACTAATAAACTGTTAccatttgattttttatttatttcacttATCTATTAGTTGAgattaatatgatattttattatataattagtattttatttagTGATATAAATTCTATTGCAGTGATAAatttgtattgtttttattatatatgtatatattttaggaTTTAACGTTTTTtgacaagaagaaaaagatttaaggttttcaggtttttatatttaaaacatattattatatttaagtgTATGATTAATATTTGCTTTAGTTGATgctttgaagaaaaaaaaaatctttatttttggtAGATTTATTGAAActtcaataaaaattaaaataatagattACTAAATTATGATTTATGACCATAATTTTGCTATTTGTTTTACAACAATGAAgtatcataaaataaattaaaatgtagCAAACTAgataagttttatttatttctttgtaataaaatagttataaacATTTAATGAAAGTTGCATATTAACCGATGATACCTGTGATTATTGGTCAATAGTGCATAGTAGTTGGTGGATagtgaaaaaaaaaggatagtGTATGGTTGTTGCCTCGTTTGTAgatgatatatgtttttttttcttttcaacgtAGTACGTAGATGATATATGTTCGATGTTGAATAATGTGTAGTCGTATTTTGATAACCTTTCATATTTATCGGGTTTCTTTTGCTGTTCGCATTCATGTTTTTCCTTTGGTTGCATCATGGATCATATATTCAAACTTCACTAcagaaaaatatcaataaactTTAGAGACcacaataattattaaatattgatATAAATATACTTTAACGAACAAAGGTAGATTTCATTCACATTTGAAAATGGTAAAACAAATTGGTCATTGAGTCAGTAACACATGAGTAGACTGCTTTTGTCATAAATCAAGGAAAGTGGAAGACCAACTCATACCTgcagaaataaaataaaacggtAATTATATATTCCATTCCATAAGTATGCTAGTTACTTAGATTAATTATTTAGTATTTGCATTGTATAATTAAGGATCTACCATTCGACACTATGCTAAAAATTCAATGACTCTAATACCCCTACCTCCTTCCCGTATCCCACAACTATCATCTTCTTCACCACCACAAGCGAAACACCCGACGGACACAAACTATACGGCGCGTACGATCTGTTTGCCGCCGCAAGAGCCGCACGTTTCAATTCCACGGCGGAATCGGTGTTTCCGTTGGAGATTGGATCGCGATCCGAGATCGTTAGGTTGTTATCGCGAAGCTCGAGGATGAGAGGGAAGTCTTTATCGAGAAGATCCTCAGGACTTGATCTGTGCGGCAAGTTGCTCCCTCGGCGTCGGAATCTGCGGTAGCGTTCGGATAGGTGATTATGAGTTTGATCTCCGACGCGTCGCAGATCTCTTGGAGGAATTGACGGCAATGCCCACACCGTCCGGCGGAGACGGCGACGTCGCGGAAACTGCGAAGTGGCGGAGATGATCCGAGTCCGACGGCTACGAGCCCATTCCTCTCCCCTTCCTTTTCCTCCGCCGCACTCGCCTCCGGATTCTCCGCCTCCACCGCCGAGCGTCTCCACCGCACTCGCCTCTGGCGCGTCTCCGTCCGCCGGCGCGTTTCCGTCCGCCGGCGCGTTTCCGTCCGCCGGCGCGTTTCCGTCCGCCGGCGCGTTTCCGTCATTCTACCTAATTGGCTCTTTacattatgtttttataataattaatgttgtacccatattcaaattatttttaaaatgaataaatgtGTGAATGTTGTAGTAGATATCTTCGGTGACATACTGACATCGTCTTTCTTTGTGTTCTTACTTTATAAAGTTTTAGGTTCATAATCGCAATACGTTTGGGAccgatttttaaagaaaaaattggCAAATTGGGCAAATTGGGCAAATTGCAAGTTTGATATTAGGGAGTTGGGTAACCTCGAGTTTAAATTAGAAGATTGGGCGAATCGCCTTTTCCAGACTTGTGAAATGTCGACAGAGGGCGCGCGTGGTTCTTGGTATTACGACCGTGCCACctcttgattttttatttaaaaataaaaaaagacctaataaaagaataaaaaagaagGAAATTAGAAAAACCAAAACATCCCTTATATCAAAATATACCAGAATCACCTCTAAACAGCTGCAAtcgagaaccaaacataagAAGAATCTCACATAAGAACCACTCTCGACTGTACCCAGATCGGCATGGTATCCCCCTCCAGCGTAACGCCCTCGAGGAGGGTGACTCGTAGTCAATGCGCCAGTGATAGAGAAGCAAATCCCAAGAAAATTCCCCGACTAGGCAAAACTGCGTCTCGTTATGCAGGTATCTCCTTTCGCTAAGCTTCGCTGTGAAATTCTTtggaaaaagtttttaaaaataaagcgtTGGGTAAATGTCTGGATTTGGTCATTGTATTTCAATATCTAGCACGGAGTCCGAACTAGAGGACCCTGCATCCACCGACCAAGAAGAAGCTGCATCCACCGAGCCGGAATTTATTGTCACCACGCCGACT includes:
- the LOC106406996 gene encoding BOI-related E3 ubiquitin-protein ligase 1 isoform X1, producing MAVQTHHHHPTMFLNRNGQEGNDFSPELQKSQFPSITTGVNTRKRAREVIDLENMTSPMNPPPSTPPQFISRRQTPNIVSTGLRLSQGQSQNREQPPSSSSFPMINEDIAGEIKRQSDELDMFLQTQDEQLRRMLAENSERHYRELLKTTEESVRRRLREKEAEIEKATRRHAELESRAMQIETESRAWQARAASKEAEATTLQARLQQAVAHGGGVTVAEPNSGSVDGVDEAEDAESAYVDPDRLELTGPSCRICWRRSATVLALPCRHLILCKGCDGSVRVCPLCLGSKNSSVEVFFS
- the LOC106406996 gene encoding BOI-related E3 ubiquitin-protein ligase 1 isoform X2 — protein: MAVQTHHHHPTMFLNRNGQEGNDFSPELQKSQFPSITTGVNTRKRAREVIDLENMTSPMNPPPSTPPQFISRRQTPNIVSTGLRLSQGQSQNREQPPSSSSFPMINEDIAGEIKRQSDELDMFLQTQLRRMLAENSERHYRELLKTTEESVRRRLREKEAEIEKATRRHAELESRAMQIETESRAWQARAASKEAEATTLQARLQQAVAHGGGVTVAEPNSGSVDGVDEAEDAESAYVDPDRLELTGPSCRICWRRSATVLALPCRHLILCKGCDGSVRVCPLCLGSKNSSVEVFFS